From a single Alloactinosynnema sp. L-07 genomic region:
- a CDS encoding cytochrome P450, with translation MSDGTPAYPFRLPDALSPPSEWADLRAKEPVAPVRLPSGDRALLLTRYDDVRRVLSDPRFTRHSDADDAARVTANEAGGVFGEKLTEDALHQRWRQVISRAFTAKRVQAMQPRIEEMAESLVTAMIERGAPADLMAELGFPLPRSVICDQLGVPDPDRDRFGHWSDTLLSMTRFTQAEIDAAQAEFGAYFAAHIAAKRANPGDDLISEFIRFTDEFDGQLSEAIIIGTSQGLLVAGYETTASMIGKMVALLLAEPDRWAQLRADPGLVRTAVEEVLRFDANPGFGMPRYLSAEVEVADRALPSGTTVVCSLAAANRDDRTFADGDRMDLGRTPNPHLAFGVGPHACVGQALARIELQTVLQVLLRRLPTLELAEPPAALATRDGLVVGGLARVLVRW, from the coding sequence ATGAGCGATGGCACGCCCGCCTACCCATTCCGCCTTCCTGATGCGCTCAGCCCGCCCTCGGAATGGGCGGATCTGCGGGCCAAGGAACCCGTGGCGCCGGTGCGGTTGCCCAGCGGGGACAGGGCGCTGCTGCTCACCCGGTACGACGACGTCCGGCGGGTGCTCTCCGACCCCCGGTTCACCCGGCACTCCGACGCCGACGACGCCGCGCGGGTCACCGCGAACGAGGCGGGCGGGGTCTTCGGCGAGAAGCTGACGGAGGACGCCCTGCACCAGCGCTGGCGGCAGGTCATCAGCAGGGCGTTCACGGCGAAACGTGTGCAGGCCATGCAGCCGCGCATCGAGGAGATGGCGGAGTCGCTGGTCACCGCGATGATCGAGCGTGGAGCACCGGCGGACCTGATGGCGGAACTGGGGTTTCCGTTGCCGAGATCAGTGATCTGCGACCAGCTCGGGGTGCCTGACCCCGACCGGGATCGGTTCGGGCACTGGTCGGACACCCTGCTCAGCATGACGCGGTTCACTCAGGCGGAGATCGATGCCGCGCAGGCGGAGTTCGGTGCCTACTTCGCCGCGCACATCGCCGCCAAACGTGCCAACCCGGGCGACGACCTGATCAGCGAGTTCATCCGGTTCACCGACGAGTTCGACGGGCAACTCTCCGAAGCGATCATCATCGGCACCAGCCAGGGCCTGCTGGTCGCCGGGTACGAGACGACGGCGAGCATGATCGGCAAGATGGTCGCGCTGCTGCTCGCCGAGCCGGACCGGTGGGCGCAGTTGCGTGCCGATCCCGGGCTGGTGCGCACCGCCGTCGAGGAGGTGCTGCGCTTCGACGCCAACCCGGGCTTCGGGATGCCACGCTACCTCTCCGCCGAGGTCGAGGTCGCCGATCGCGCGCTGCCCAGTGGCACGACAGTCGTGTGCAGCCTGGCCGCGGCCAACCGGGACGACCGCACGTTCGCCGACGGCGACCGCATGGACCTGGGCCGCACCCCGAATCCGCACCTTGCGTTCGGCGTCGGACCCCACGCTTGTGTCGGCCAGGCTCTCGCCCGCATAGAGCTTCAGACCGTGTTGCAGGTGCTGCTCCGCAGGCTTCCGACGCTCGAACTCGCCGAGCCGCCTGCGGCCTTGGCGACCCGGGACGGCCTGGTCGTCGGGGGGCTTGCGCGGGTGCTCGTGCGGTGGTGA
- a CDS encoding AfsR/SARP family transcriptional regulator, which translates to MKPQVVEFRVLGPVEMRVADKPVPLGGPRQRAVLGALLLHANAAVGVRTLLRLVWTETPSSASSNLRTYLARLRRALHLPGEPESRLRTGADGYALTVRPGELDLADFTAHAAAGERADDAEVAGTHLARALAVWRGPALADVAIGPLLDAEVTRLEARREYVRERLLRARLELGEHTELVPELRALLVHDPLAEDRAALLMLALHRCGRRAEALEVYRSTRAALVATTGIEPGPELRELHVRLLADDRVAATAPAPPPAQLPADPDLFVGRATELSDLAADHRVVVVDGMAGVGKTTLVVRAAHRLAPDHPDGLLYLDLRGSTPDTPPLTAADALARLLRSLDVPAAAIPTDTESRAALWRSTVAGKRVLVVLDDAHRADQVEPLLPGVGASRVLITCRRRLPLLGHAYPLSVDVPPRHDAATLFAAVSGRHAEPDAQVAAVVELCGRLPLAVRAAADRLRDRPTWPIGYLVGRLADERRLIAELDSCAPTLATALTTSRAALRDDQRRMLDLLGLYLGTDVRPPAVAALAETSVRTADRLLEDLVDARLLHQTAPGHYQLHALVRAYVRGRARSLDRASLRRALHRLLDHYLAQAG; encoded by the coding sequence ATGAAGCCACAGGTGGTGGAGTTCCGGGTGCTCGGACCGGTCGAGATGCGGGTGGCCGACAAGCCGGTGCCGTTGGGCGGCCCTCGCCAGCGCGCCGTGCTCGGCGCGCTGCTGCTGCACGCCAACGCCGCGGTGGGCGTCCGGACGCTGCTGCGTCTGGTGTGGACGGAAACCCCGAGCTCGGCCAGCTCGAACCTCCGCACCTACCTGGCCCGGCTGCGGCGTGCGTTGCACCTGCCAGGCGAACCGGAGTCCCGGCTGCGCACCGGCGCCGACGGCTACGCGTTGACCGTGCGGCCGGGCGAACTCGACCTCGCCGACTTCACCGCGCACGCGGCGGCGGGCGAGCGCGCCGACGATGCCGAGGTGGCAGGCACCCACCTCGCCCGCGCGCTCGCGGTGTGGCGTGGGCCCGCGCTCGCCGACGTCGCCATCGGCCCGCTGCTCGACGCCGAGGTCACCCGGCTCGAAGCGCGCCGGGAGTACGTCCGCGAGCGGCTACTGCGGGCTCGGCTCGAGCTCGGCGAGCACACCGAGCTGGTGCCCGAACTGCGGGCGCTGCTCGTGCACGACCCGCTCGCCGAGGACCGGGCGGCCCTGCTCATGCTCGCCCTGCACCGGTGCGGCAGGCGGGCCGAGGCACTGGAGGTCTATCGGAGCACGCGGGCCGCGCTGGTCGCCACGACCGGCATCGAGCCCGGCCCCGAGCTGCGTGAGCTGCACGTGCGGCTGCTGGCCGACGACCGGGTGGCCGCGACCGCGCCCGCCCCGCCGCCCGCCCAGCTGCCCGCCGACCCGGATCTGTTCGTCGGGCGGGCGACCGAACTCTCCGATCTCGCCGCGGATCACCGGGTCGTCGTGGTCGACGGCATGGCAGGGGTCGGCAAGACCACGCTGGTGGTGCGCGCGGCGCACCGGCTCGCGCCGGACCACCCGGACGGCCTGCTGTACCTCGACCTGCGCGGCTCGACCCCGGATACGCCCCCGCTGACGGCGGCCGACGCGCTGGCCCGGCTGCTGCGCTCACTCGACGTGCCCGCGGCGGCGATCCCGACGGACACTGAGTCGCGCGCCGCGCTATGGCGGTCGACGGTGGCGGGCAAGCGGGTGCTCGTCGTGCTCGACGACGCACACCGCGCCGACCAAGTCGAGCCGCTGCTGCCCGGGGTGGGCGCGAGCCGCGTGCTGATCACCTGCAGGCGCAGGCTTCCCCTGCTCGGGCACGCGTATCCGCTGTCGGTCGACGTGCCGCCCCGCCACGACGCCGCGACCCTCTTCGCCGCGGTGAGCGGGCGGCACGCCGAGCCTGACGCGCAGGTGGCCGCTGTCGTCGAGCTGTGCGGCAGGCTGCCGCTCGCGGTGCGGGCAGCGGCCGATCGGCTGCGCGACCGTCCCACCTGGCCGATCGGGTACCTGGTGGGCAGGCTCGCCGACGAGCGCAGGCTGATCGCCGAGCTGGACTCGTGTGCGCCGACGCTGGCCACCGCGCTGACGACGTCCCGGGCGGCGCTGCGCGACGATCAGCGCCGAATGCTCGACCTGCTGGGCCTGTACCTGGGCACCGACGTGCGGCCGCCTGCCGTGGCGGCGCTCGCCGAGACGAGCGTCCGGACGGCCGACCGGCTGCTTGAGGATCTCGTCGACGCCCGGCTGCTGCACCAGACCGCGCCGGGGCACTACCAGCTGCACGCCCTGGTCCGGGCCTACGTCAGAGGCAGGGCCCGCAGCCTGGACCGCGCGTCGCTGCGCCGTGCTCTGCACCGCCTGCTCGACCACTACCTCGCGCAGGCGGGCTGA
- a CDS encoding ParB/RepB/Spo0J family partition protein translates to MSLTDEPRGPNSYREPPLRHATGTVELVPTTALRAGESPRLAGENLDHVRALAASELPLPPIVVHRQTMRVIDGMHRLRAQALLARTHVEVRWFDGHPDDAFVLAVDANTAAGLPLSTADRKAAVARILTTHHTRSDRWIAGVTGLAATTVGEIRRCSTIQHGQSNRRVGRDGRSRPVDSAGGRLLAAEIMRADPGRSLREIAGAAGISPSTALDVRNRLRAGSDPLPAGRTTTRRPDADRASERDIDPVAVLGVLRNDPALRFTESGRALLRWLGAHVMDAGAANAVLGGLPPHCAGTVAALARHNAEFWGRFGDRLAGLAGDPVVPRPRAHPDAGGDVGTVGETPCPGAATRS, encoded by the coding sequence ATGTCGCTCACCGACGAGCCGCGCGGGCCCAACAGTTACCGCGAGCCGCCACTCCGGCACGCCACCGGCACAGTCGAGCTGGTCCCGACCACCGCGCTGCGGGCGGGCGAGTCACCGCGGTTGGCAGGCGAGAACCTCGACCACGTCCGCGCACTGGCGGCGTCCGAGCTGCCGTTGCCCCCGATCGTGGTGCACCGGCAGACCATGCGAGTGATCGACGGCATGCACCGGCTGCGGGCCCAGGCGCTGCTGGCCCGCACCCACGTCGAGGTGCGCTGGTTCGACGGCCACCCCGACGACGCGTTCGTGCTGGCCGTCGACGCGAACACGGCCGCGGGCCTGCCGCTGTCCACAGCGGACCGCAAGGCGGCGGTGGCCCGCATCCTCACCACCCACCACACCCGTTCGGACCGCTGGATCGCAGGCGTCACCGGGCTCGCCGCGACCACTGTCGGCGAGATCCGCCGGTGTTCGACCATCCAGCATGGACAGTCGAACAGGAGGGTCGGCAGGGACGGCAGGAGCAGACCGGTCGACAGCGCGGGCGGGCGACTGCTCGCCGCCGAGATCATGCGCGCGGACCCCGGCCGGTCGCTGCGGGAGATCGCGGGCGCCGCCGGGATCTCCCCGTCGACCGCGCTCGACGTCCGCAACCGGCTGCGTGCGGGCTCCGACCCGTTGCCTGCAGGCCGTACGACGACGCGGCGGCCGGACGCCGACCGTGCGTCGGAGCGCGATATCGACCCGGTCGCGGTACTCGGCGTGCTGCGCAACGACCCGGCGCTGCGGTTCACCGAGAGCGGCCGCGCCCTGCTGCGCTGGCTCGGCGCACACGTCATGGACGCGGGCGCCGCGAACGCCGTCCTCGGCGGCCTCCCGCCGCACTGCGCGGGCACTGTCGCGGCCCTGGCCCGGCACAACGCGGAGTTCTGGGGCCGCTTCGGCGACCGGCTCGCCGGGCTGGCCGGTGATCCGGTGGTGCCCAGGCCGCGCGCCCACCCGGACGCGGGCGGAGATGTCGGCACAGTCGGGGAGACGCCGTGCCCCGGCGCGGCGACCCGGTCCTGA
- a CDS encoding NAD(P)-dependent oxidoreductase has product MPRRGDPVLITGGSGFIGTHLAGHLAARGLPVVVADRVGWTSAGPRVRAVPLDVTDADGCRDLVRSVRPAVVYHLAAAATIDAAFADPLGSLRTNVCGTVAMLEATRSVGGGARFVLASTDKVYGELRTDAYTESSPLAARGVYDVGKQSADTITQLYRTELGLPVAILRLCNVFGPGDPHTASRVVPRSLDRIFDPRGPLPPLLYAGSLGHGRDYVFIDDVVRALVAVGFDARADGEVFNMAATAHRTTRALVEEIVARSSAACLPADPDRAAAIAANGYTVVAGPPARALDRQHCDAGLLRTRLGFRPAVPLGVGLDRTIAAVMLARGLAAAPSNGAARGYGRAVHT; this is encoded by the coding sequence GTGCCCCGGCGCGGCGACCCGGTCCTGATCACCGGCGGCAGCGGGTTCATCGGCACACACCTCGCGGGCCACCTCGCCGCGCGCGGGCTGCCGGTGGTCGTCGCCGACCGGGTCGGCTGGACCAGCGCCGGTCCGAGGGTGCGCGCGGTGCCGCTGGACGTCACCGACGCCGACGGCTGCCGCGACCTCGTGCGGTCGGTGCGGCCCGCCGTCGTCTACCACCTCGCCGCGGCGGCCACGATCGACGCCGCGTTCGCCGACCCGCTGGGCTCGTTGCGCACCAACGTCTGCGGCACCGTCGCCATGTTGGAGGCGACCCGGTCGGTGGGCGGCGGGGCCAGGTTCGTGCTCGCGTCGACCGACAAGGTCTACGGCGAACTGCGCACCGACGCCTACACCGAGAGCTCACCCCTCGCCGCGCGCGGCGTCTACGACGTCGGCAAGCAGTCGGCTGACACGATCACCCAGCTCTACCGCACCGAACTCGGCCTCCCGGTGGCGATCCTGCGGCTGTGCAACGTCTTCGGCCCCGGTGACCCGCACACGGCGAGCCGGGTGGTGCCCCGGTCGCTCGACCGGATCTTCGATCCCCGCGGGCCGCTGCCGCCGCTGCTCTACGCGGGGTCGCTCGGCCACGGCCGCGACTACGTGTTCATCGATGACGTGGTGCGCGCGCTGGTCGCCGTCGGGTTCGACGCCCGCGCCGACGGCGAGGTGTTCAACATGGCCGCGACGGCGCACCGCACCACCCGCGCGCTGGTCGAGGAGATCGTCGCGCGCAGCAGCGCGGCCTGCCTGCCCGCTGACCCGGACCGCGCGGCGGCGATCGCCGCCAACGGCTACACCGTCGTCGCGGGCCCGCCTGCCAGGGCGCTGGACCGGCAGCACTGCGACGCAGGCCTGTTGCGCACCCGGCTCGGCTTCCGGCCTGCCGTCCCGCTCGGCGTCGGGCTCGACCGCACGATCGCCGCGGTGATGCTCGCCAGGGGCTTGGCCGCGGCACCGTCGAACGGCGCGGCCCGTGGCTACGGTCGGGCCGTCCACACCTGA
- a CDS encoding prenyltransferase/squalene oxidase repeat-containing protein yields the protein MDLIAVRSRAEKAASRGLAHLWDRQRENGSWVDRLSSSTVATALGALSLHRADPAGHRDRIAAAVGWLNANQRADGGWSMADAEPPSSPGMSAFAIAALHEIDPDASRGALERGWAFLDANDAENVIPGLRGQAPKTWPAALPTIWGLVGLRDPREQPDQPVEAVLLPSRLRNKVSIALPVILALGVMQARTLPRGPLRRLTSRIARPKALDWLREVSGANGGIEECPMIAGFVYLGLHAAGVGRDLQLASSRYLLSTQRTDGSWAIDRDLEISVTAYAVMALTEFSDVAAEPQLHRTRDWLLDAQWNRPFTPLGLPAGGWAWANPSGWPETEDTAVVLGVLADLGVPRGHPAVELGIRWLLRMQNRDGSWSEWVRNSAIMNDRPCAGVTAHAILALHRFGVSRAPGSAIARGLSYLDNHRQADGSIASVWFRDSTHGTSRLLEAFTATRHGASPAARAAHRRLVAEQADDGGWPRHHELPPEGTTAEETAWALFALLHAGHDPADPAVLRAVDWLVDRQDDLGTWRPSNVGLYFDDLCYTDDLIAHTFALRALGRFLRVTDRSGAR from the coding sequence GTGGATCTCATCGCAGTGCGGAGCCGGGCTGAGAAGGCGGCAAGCCGGGGGCTCGCCCACCTGTGGGACCGGCAGCGAGAGAACGGGTCCTGGGTGGACCGGCTGTCCTCCTCGACCGTCGCCACCGCGCTCGGCGCGTTGTCGCTGCACCGCGCCGACCCGGCCGGGCACCGTGACCGGATCGCCGCCGCCGTCGGATGGCTGAACGCCAACCAGCGGGCCGACGGCGGCTGGAGCATGGCCGACGCGGAGCCCCCGAGCAGCCCCGGCATGAGCGCGTTCGCCATCGCCGCCCTGCACGAGATCGACCCGGACGCCTCTCGTGGCGCGCTGGAGCGCGGCTGGGCGTTCCTCGACGCCAACGACGCCGAGAACGTCATCCCCGGCCTGCGCGGCCAAGCACCCAAGACATGGCCCGCCGCGCTGCCCACGATCTGGGGTCTGGTCGGACTGCGAGACCCGCGCGAACAGCCCGACCAGCCGGTCGAGGCGGTGCTGCTGCCGTCCCGGCTGCGCAACAAGGTGTCCATCGCGCTGCCGGTGATCCTCGCCCTGGGCGTCATGCAGGCCCGCACGCTGCCGCGTGGCCCGTTGCGCAGGCTGACCAGCCGGATCGCGCGACCGAAGGCGCTGGACTGGCTGCGCGAGGTGTCCGGCGCCAATGGCGGCATCGAGGAGTGCCCGATGATCGCCGGGTTCGTCTACCTGGGCCTGCACGCCGCGGGCGTCGGACGCGACCTGCAACTGGCGTCGTCGCGCTACCTGCTCAGCACCCAGCGGACCGACGGGTCGTGGGCCATCGACCGCGATCTGGAGATCTCGGTGACGGCCTACGCGGTCATGGCCCTCACCGAGTTCAGTGACGTCGCCGCCGAACCGCAGCTGCACCGTACCCGCGACTGGCTGCTGGACGCCCAGTGGAACCGGCCGTTCACCCCGCTCGGCCTGCCCGCGGGCGGCTGGGCGTGGGCGAACCCGTCGGGCTGGCCGGAGACCGAGGACACCGCCGTCGTGCTTGGAGTGCTCGCCGATCTCGGCGTACCGCGCGGCCACCCAGCCGTCGAACTCGGCATCCGGTGGCTGCTGCGTATGCAGAACCGGGACGGCTCGTGGTCGGAGTGGGTGCGCAACAGCGCGATCATGAACGACCGGCCGTGTGCCGGGGTCACCGCGCACGCCATCCTCGCCCTGCACCGCTTCGGGGTGTCCCGGGCACCGGGTTCCGCGATCGCCCGGGGACTGTCCTATCTGGACAACCACCGGCAGGCAGACGGTTCGATCGCGTCGGTGTGGTTCAGGGACAGCACCCACGGCACCTCCCGGCTGCTTGAGGCGTTCACCGCCACCCGGCACGGCGCTTCCCCCGCCGCCCGCGCCGCCCACCGCCGGTTGGTCGCCGAGCAGGCCGACGACGGCGGCTGGCCGCGCCACCACGAACTGCCGCCGGAGGGCACGACGGCCGAGGAGACCGCGTGGGCTCTGTTCGCCCTGCTGCACGCCGGGCACGACCCCGCCGACCCCGCCGTCCTGCGCGCGGTCGACTGGCTGGTCGACCGGCAGGACGACCTCGGCACCTGGCGGCCCAGCAACGTCGGCCTGTATTTCGACGACCTCTGCTACACCGACGACCTCATCGCGCACACGTTCGCCCTGCGTGCCCTCGGCCGCTTCCTGCGGGTCACCGACCGCAGCGGCGCCCGATGA
- a CDS encoding cytochrome P450: MTRAPLRDEHSGTMPPGPPWPAAVQTLLWALAPVAFGQFCLRRYGPLFTARIVGFGPVVHVCAPDTVRRVLRTEADRFDAAGANDAIGFIVGRHSLLLSTGATHTARRKVLKGPLHGANVAHYVALMESIVAREVRGWRVGSTVRLLDCFQRITLEVMMRAVFGITDSSRLDRLRVLVPRLLDINPLVLLVPAARRRFGGHGPWSRLQALITEVDGIIRAELAERRASPRPGPDVVSALLAGDQPVTDAEIRDHLVTLLAVGQETTATQLAWFFERVLRCPDALGAVTEATHRGDRVVLDAAVHEAVRVRPTTLDVGRVAVRPWHADGYTVPAGTLFAVSIGLLHRSPRVHPEPDRYDLDRRPVPGPDFLPFGAGAHHCLGASLALVEMRTVVAAVLRSVRLAPDRRTAERVRLKGPMLLPHRGAAARVVANHLLDGGG, translated from the coding sequence ATGACCCGGGCACCGCTGCGCGACGAGCACTCAGGCACCATGCCACCGGGTCCGCCGTGGCCCGCCGCTGTCCAAACGCTCCTGTGGGCGCTCGCGCCGGTCGCGTTCGGACAGTTCTGCCTGCGCCGGTACGGGCCGCTGTTCACCGCGCGCATCGTCGGATTCGGGCCGGTCGTGCACGTCTGCGCACCGGACACGGTCCGCAGGGTGCTGCGGACCGAGGCGGACCGCTTCGACGCGGCAGGCGCCAACGACGCCATCGGATTCATCGTCGGCAGGCACTCGCTGCTGCTGTCTACCGGTGCGACACACACCGCGCGCCGAAAGGTCCTTAAGGGACCGTTGCACGGCGCGAACGTGGCGCACTACGTGGCACTCATGGAGTCGATCGTGGCGCGCGAAGTCCGCGGCTGGCGGGTCGGCTCGACTGTGCGGCTGCTCGACTGCTTCCAGCGGATCACCCTGGAGGTGATGATGCGGGCCGTCTTCGGCATCACCGACTCCAGCAGGCTCGACCGGCTGCGGGTGCTCGTGCCCCGGCTGCTCGACATCAACCCGCTGGTGCTCCTCGTGCCCGCCGCTCGCAGGCGATTCGGTGGGCACGGCCCGTGGTCGCGGCTACAGGCGCTGATCACCGAGGTGGACGGGATCATCCGCGCGGAACTGGCCGAGCGCAGGGCTTCGCCCCGGCCCGGTCCCGACGTCGTGTCGGCGCTGCTGGCAGGCGACCAACCGGTGACCGACGCCGAGATCCGCGACCACCTCGTCACGCTGCTCGCCGTCGGCCAGGAGACCACCGCCACCCAGCTCGCCTGGTTCTTCGAGCGGGTGCTGCGCTGCCCGGACGCGCTGGGCGCGGTCACCGAGGCAACCCACCGGGGCGACCGGGTCGTGCTCGACGCCGCCGTGCACGAGGCCGTCCGCGTGCGACCGACCACATTGGACGTGGGCCGGGTCGCGGTGCGGCCGTGGCACGCCGACGGCTACACGGTGCCCGCGGGCACGCTGTTCGCCGTCTCCATCGGGCTCCTGCACCGCTCGCCGCGGGTCCATCCCGAACCGGACCGCTACGACCTCGACCGACGACCGGTGCCCGGCCCCGACTTCCTGCCGTTCGGCGCGGGCGCGCACCACTGTCTCGGCGCGTCGCTCGCGCTGGTCGAGATGCGTACCGTGGTCGCGGCCGTGCTGCGCTCGGTGCGACTGGCTCCGGACCGGCGCACGGCGGAGCGGGTCCGGCTCAAAGGCCCCATGCTGCTGCCGCACCGCGGAGCGGCCGCCAGGGTCGTGGCGAACCACCTGCTCGACGGGGGTGGCTGA
- a CDS encoding cytochrome P450, giving the protein MHTFPFPQAPRLDLEPEYLRLQRDEPVCLVRFPYGEPAWLVTRHADARTVLADPRFSRAESLRRDVPRVTEVNFAGGIVAMDPPEHTRLRATCLHAFTARTVAQLRERATALAVELVDAAAASGTFDAVADLAVPYTLRMICELLGVPYADSDRFRGWAEAGLATTAITEAERLDATGRMWEYIADLIARRRVEPAADLISAMLAADERGVRDEELVVIVMAALVAGYETTSTQLPNFLYLLLSRRDRWEELVAKPELVDTAVEELLRFAPLEANGASPRYTKVDVVLSGTRIPAGAAVVAATVAANRDPRVFADPQALDLARDPNPHLGFGFGAHFCLGAPLARLELRVALGVLVAALPEMRLGPPEPRWKTGMLVRGPVTLPLEAGRRCDVT; this is encoded by the coding sequence GTGCACACGTTCCCGTTCCCGCAGGCACCGCGCCTGGACCTCGAACCGGAGTACCTCCGGCTGCAACGCGACGAGCCGGTCTGCCTGGTGCGGTTCCCCTACGGCGAACCGGCCTGGCTCGTCACCCGGCACGCCGACGCGCGGACCGTCCTCGCCGACCCGCGATTCTCCCGGGCCGAGTCGCTGCGCCGCGACGTCCCCCGGGTCACCGAGGTCAACTTCGCGGGCGGCATCGTCGCGATGGACCCGCCCGAGCACACCCGGCTGCGCGCGACCTGCCTGCACGCGTTCACCGCCCGCACGGTCGCCCAGCTGCGCGAGCGCGCCACCGCACTCGCGGTCGAGCTGGTCGACGCCGCGGCGGCGAGCGGGACCTTCGACGCCGTCGCCGACCTCGCGGTCCCGTATACGCTGCGGATGATCTGCGAGCTGCTCGGTGTCCCCTACGCCGACAGCGACCGGTTCCGCGGCTGGGCGGAGGCAGGCCTCGCCACGACCGCCATCACCGAGGCGGAGCGCCTCGACGCGACCGGGCGGATGTGGGAGTACATCGCCGACCTCATCGCACGCCGTCGAGTGGAGCCCGCGGCCGACCTGATCTCGGCCATGCTCGCCGCCGACGAGCGCGGAGTGCGGGACGAGGAACTCGTGGTCATCGTGATGGCCGCGCTCGTCGCGGGATACGAGACCACCTCGACGCAGCTGCCGAACTTTCTCTACCTGCTGCTGTCCCGGCGGGACCGGTGGGAGGAACTCGTCGCCAAGCCGGAACTGGTCGACACCGCCGTCGAGGAGCTGCTGCGGTTCGCGCCGCTGGAGGCCAACGGCGCGTCGCCGCGCTACACCAAGGTCGACGTCGTGCTCAGCGGAACCCGCATCCCGGCGGGCGCGGCGGTGGTCGCGGCGACGGTCGCGGCCAACCGGGATCCCCGGGTGTTCGCCGACCCGCAAGCGCTCGACCTGGCCCGCGACCCCAACCCGCACCTCGGGTTCGGCTTCGGTGCGCATTTCTGCCTCGGTGCGCCGCTGGCCCGGCTGGAGCTGCGCGTCGCCCTCGGTGTGCTCGTCGCCGCCCTGCCCGAGATGCGGCTCGGCCCGCCGGAGCCGCGGTGGAAGACCGGGATGCTCGTGCGGGGTCCGGTGACCCTGCCACTGGAAGCCGGGAGGCGCTGTGACGTCACGTGA
- a CDS encoding cytochrome P450 — protein sequence MTSREPPPVERFRPADLDRDWHALRAGCPVSRTATPDGGGTWLVTRYDDVRAVLANPAFSVSPLDVERGHGTAEANESIFQDPPEHTRLRGLVAAPFAVSQVGRYAPAIRAKADGLLATMMRATEPVDVMSGFAKPLTMNVIAGIVGIPEPDRPMAQQLSDQLLVPLSEAQGAVARAGWRRFNDYVLALVAARRARPGPEDDLVAHLIRAQAADSSITDVELVTMVLGLPVAGYVSTANAIAVAFRHLLEEGWLARLRAGDTELANRFVEEVLRVQSGDNGESMPRFATCEVRVGGTVIGKGDRVVAPLVAANRDEELFADADTFDPYRTGLGRHLAFGFGIHRCLGANLARMELRCAVAAIVESGLRARMIEDWDDVPWRVNMLGDRFPERLLIAIEGGSG from the coding sequence GTGACGTCACGTGAACCACCTCCGGTCGAACGGTTCCGGCCTGCCGACCTCGACCGCGACTGGCACGCGCTGCGCGCTGGCTGCCCGGTGTCGCGGACCGCGACCCCGGATGGCGGCGGCACCTGGCTCGTGACCCGCTACGACGACGTCCGAGCGGTCCTGGCGAACCCGGCGTTCAGCGTGTCGCCCCTCGACGTCGAACGCGGCCACGGCACGGCCGAGGCGAACGAGTCCATCTTCCAGGACCCGCCCGAGCACACCCGGCTGCGTGGTCTCGTCGCCGCGCCGTTCGCCGTCAGCCAGGTCGGCAGGTACGCGCCTGCCATCCGCGCCAAGGCGGACGGCTTGCTCGCCACGATGATGCGGGCGACCGAGCCGGTGGACGTCATGTCCGGGTTCGCCAAGCCGCTCACCATGAACGTGATCGCCGGTATCGTCGGCATCCCCGAACCGGACCGGCCGATGGCGCAACAGCTGTCCGACCAGCTGCTCGTGCCGCTGTCCGAGGCGCAGGGCGCGGTGGCACGCGCCGGGTGGCGCCGGTTCAACGACTACGTGCTGGCGCTGGTCGCCGCGCGGCGTGCCCGGCCGGGGCCCGAGGACGATCTCGTCGCCCACCTCATCCGCGCCCAGGCCGCCGACTCATCGATCACCGACGTCGAGTTGGTCACGATGGTGCTCGGGCTGCCGGTCGCCGGGTACGTCAGTACCGCCAACGCCATCGCGGTCGCTTTCCGGCACCTGCTCGAAGAAGGCTGGCTCGCGCGCCTGCGCGCCGGTGACACCGAGCTGGCGAACCGGTTCGTCGAGGAGGTGCTGCGGGTCCAGTCCGGCGACAATGGCGAGTCGATGCCCCGCTTCGCCACGTGCGAGGTGCGGGTCGGCGGGACAGTCATCGGCAAGGGCGACCGGGTGGTGGCGCCCCTGGTCGCGGCGAACCGGGATGAGGAGCTGTTCGCCGACGCCGACACGTTCGATCCGTACCGCACCGGGCTCGGCAGGCACCTCGCGTTCGGGTTCGGCATCCACCGGTGCCTCGGCGCCAACCTCGCCCGGATGGAGCTGCGCTGCGCCGTCGCCGCGATCGTCGAATCGGGGCTGCGCGCCCGCATGATCGAGGACTGGGACGACGTGCCGTGGCGGGTGAACATGCTCGGCGACCGGTTCCCCGAGCGGCTGCTCATCGCGATCGAAGGAGGCTCCGGATGA